In Priestia megaterium NBRC 15308 = ATCC 14581, the following proteins share a genomic window:
- a CDS encoding GntR family transcriptional regulator, giving the protein MSGELKKGAILSENQLSAEFAMSRSPIREALRTLSNEGLIDLQRMGAVVIGLTTRDLNELYDVRLLLEHFVLERLSEVNHDSLIKKLEQSIDQMNMAAKYDDYVEFAYQDLRFHELVIIEADHKRILKLWESIREIILAALLITTEKRFRDDKAAVLPLIKQHHEMIKALKSQNTERIQDEVKRHFEDTRNTITASLLNEA; this is encoded by the coding sequence ATGAGCGGCGAGCTGAAGAAAGGAGCCATACTATCGGAAAATCAGCTCTCGGCAGAGTTTGCAATGAGTCGATCTCCTATAAGAGAAGCGCTGCGAACCCTTTCAAACGAAGGACTCATTGATTTACAGCGAATGGGAGCAGTTGTTATTGGTTTAACAACTAGGGATTTAAACGAGCTGTACGATGTTCGTCTGCTTTTAGAACATTTTGTCTTAGAACGTTTATCTGAAGTCAACCATGATTCGCTTATTAAAAAGCTTGAGCAAAGCATTGATCAAATGAACATGGCAGCTAAATACGATGACTATGTAGAGTTTGCTTATCAAGATTTACGGTTTCATGAGCTCGTGATTATCGAAGCAGACCACAAACGGATATTAAAATTGTGGGAAAGCATCCGTGAAATTATTTTAGCTGCTCTTTTAATTACCACTGAAAAAAGATTTCGAGATGATAAAGCAGCTGTGCTCCCACTGATAAAGCAGCATCATGAAATGATTAAAGCATTAAAGTCTCAAAATACAGAACGTATTCAAGATGAAGTGAAGCGTCACTTTGAAGATACGCGAAATACGATAACAGCTTCACTTTTGAATGAAGCATAA
- a CDS encoding glyoxalase translates to MIINQAVLYTHLLDTMKDFYVNSLDFPLTAASPRSFSIKVGESELTFKESSLHTKPFYHFAFNIPANRFMEAKQWATQRVFLNTEEKKDEIYFEAFDAHSFYFEDPAHNIVEYISRHSDCPSSKEPFSSKSLLSIGEINLTTPHVHSVGTQLINSGITVRNNRLLNATFNFLGSGSAFFLVGTPKRRWFFSNRDSEVHPLMAKVNHSLTVALDEEGMLKITQE, encoded by the coding sequence ATGATTATTAATCAAGCTGTCCTGTACACCCACTTATTGGACACAATGAAGGATTTTTATGTAAATTCTCTCGATTTTCCATTAACCGCCGCTTCACCGCGTTCTTTTTCCATCAAGGTTGGTGAAAGTGAGCTAACCTTTAAAGAAAGTTCTCTACATACAAAGCCCTTTTACCATTTTGCTTTTAATATTCCAGCAAACCGCTTTATGGAAGCAAAGCAATGGGCTACTCAGAGAGTCTTCCTCAATACGGAAGAGAAGAAAGATGAGATTTATTTTGAAGCGTTTGATGCTCATTCGTTTTATTTTGAAGACCCTGCTCATAATATTGTTGAATACATTTCAAGACATTCGGACTGCCCGTCATCCAAGGAACCCTTTTCTTCTAAGTCGCTTTTAAGCATAGGAGAAATCAACTTGACAACTCCTCATGTCCACTCTGTAGGAACACAGCTTATCAACTCCGGTATCACCGTACGTAACAACAGGCTATTAAACGCTACATTTAATTTTTTAGGAAGCGGCAGTGCGTTTTTTCTTGTAGGGACGCCTAAAAGACGGTGGTTTTTTTCGAACCGAGACTCTGAAGTTCATCCATTAATGGCAAAGGTCAATCATTCTCTAACGGTTGCGCTCGACGAAGAAGGAATGTTGAAGATTACGCAAGAATAA
- a CDS encoding Na+/H+ antiporter, whose translation MEFFLTILVLLALIGLSNIINHFVPFIPVPLVQIALGAGLAILPFGGDVHLEPDLFFILFIAPLLFNDGKNVSRAALWKLRTPILLLALGLVFVTVAVGGYLINWLIPSIPLPAAFALAAILSPTDVVAVGAMASRVKLPKRIMHLLEGEGLMNDASGLVAFQVAVAATVTGVFSIVDATFQFLWVALGGLFVGAFIAFLIIRLRVLVRRLGMEDITIHMLIQILTPFVVFYIAEHFHLSGILAVVAGGIVHAIERDREESPNQQLKVVSKSTWTVILYLLNGLVFVLLGLQIPKVAKAIIQDPNFNNGQVLLYILIITVFLLVLRFIWVMVSWSVGWYYKNNKHLKPEPRSIGIITVSGVRGAVTLAGAFSIPYTLDNGSDFPERSLIIFLAAGVILLTLVAASILLPLIAKTEKAPKKPERNTKEVKARIKVHKAAIQRLKREMTEENRGAALSLISTYNTTINNIIVKTHPLEASENKQYEEEIRLLALQAKGKLVEKLLKEEKIDRETAYICLEHTHKLEMAVTNRVRYKLLVSWMRFKKVLLLLVRIFSPNKQALRKQSLRRRSKVNKVRIQMIEEAIKVIKENMNEENRMISLAIISEYHRSMARLRKESTEYNSRKRKKTTRDLCYKAFHTERETVQELYEKGEITREIAHNIRKDIALREALTIEENGY comes from the coding sequence ATGGAATTTTTTCTGACGATATTAGTCTTATTGGCTTTGATTGGTCTATCTAATATCATTAATCATTTTGTACCATTTATTCCTGTTCCATTAGTTCAAATAGCTTTGGGAGCAGGGCTTGCTATCTTGCCATTTGGTGGAGATGTACATTTAGAGCCTGATTTATTTTTTATTTTATTTATTGCCCCGCTATTATTTAATGATGGGAAAAACGTGTCAAGAGCTGCTCTTTGGAAGCTTCGTACACCTATTTTATTACTAGCGCTGGGACTGGTTTTTGTAACGGTGGCAGTAGGGGGATATTTAATCAATTGGCTGATCCCTTCCATTCCGTTACCGGCGGCATTTGCACTAGCCGCTATTTTGTCCCCAACAGATGTAGTGGCTGTTGGAGCTATGGCGAGCCGAGTAAAGCTGCCTAAGCGAATTATGCATTTGCTGGAAGGCGAAGGGCTGATGAATGATGCCTCTGGTCTTGTAGCGTTTCAAGTAGCAGTAGCTGCTACCGTAACGGGCGTCTTTTCGATAGTAGATGCTACATTTCAGTTCCTTTGGGTAGCGCTGGGCGGTTTGTTTGTAGGAGCATTTATCGCTTTTTTGATTATCAGACTGCGTGTACTTGTTCGACGTTTAGGAATGGAAGATATTACGATTCATATGTTAATACAAATTCTAACTCCATTTGTTGTCTTCTACATTGCTGAACATTTTCATTTATCAGGAATCTTGGCAGTTGTAGCAGGCGGCATTGTGCATGCGATTGAGCGCGACCGAGAAGAATCACCTAATCAGCAGCTTAAAGTAGTATCAAAAAGTACTTGGACGGTTATTTTATATTTGTTAAATGGCTTGGTGTTTGTACTGCTTGGTTTGCAAATACCTAAAGTGGCGAAAGCAATTATTCAAGATCCAAACTTTAATAATGGACAAGTGCTTCTTTATATTTTGATTATTACTGTCTTTTTGCTTGTACTACGATTTATTTGGGTGATGGTGTCATGGTCAGTAGGCTGGTATTACAAAAATAACAAGCATCTAAAACCTGAGCCTCGTTCTATTGGCATTATTACGGTTTCAGGTGTACGAGGAGCGGTTACGTTAGCCGGAGCATTTTCGATTCCATATACGCTTGATAACGGCAGTGATTTTCCGGAACGCTCTCTGATTATTTTTCTAGCAGCAGGCGTTATATTGTTAACCCTAGTTGCGGCAAGTATTCTTTTACCTCTCATTGCGAAAACAGAAAAGGCGCCGAAGAAGCCTGAGCGCAATACAAAAGAGGTTAAAGCACGCATTAAAGTGCACAAAGCTGCTATTCAGCGGTTAAAAAGAGAAATGACCGAGGAAAATCGTGGAGCAGCCCTTTCGTTAATTTCAACGTATAATACAACGATTAATAATATCATCGTTAAAACTCATCCTTTAGAAGCCTCTGAAAACAAACAGTATGAAGAAGAAATTCGATTGCTGGCTCTTCAGGCCAAGGGGAAATTGGTGGAAAAGCTATTAAAAGAGGAAAAAATAGACCGTGAGACAGCGTATATTTGTTTGGAACATACGCACAAGCTTGAAATGGCTGTAACCAATCGTGTAAGGTACAAATTATTGGTGAGCTGGATGAGGTTTAAAAAAGTTTTATTATTACTAGTCCGAATTTTTTCACCGAATAAGCAGGCGTTAAGAAAACAAAGCTTGCGAAGAAGAAGCAAAGTGAACAAAGTACGTATTCAAATGATTGAAGAAGCGATAAAGGTCATTAAAGAAAATATGAATGAAGAAAATCGAATGATTTCACTTGCTATTATTAGCGAATACCATAGATCCATGGCAAGACTTAGAAAAGAGAGTACGGAGTATAATTCACGCAAACGTAAAAAAACAACGAGAGATTTATGTTATAAAGCGTTTCATACCGAGCGGGAAACGGTGCAAGAACTTTATGAAAAAGGAGAAATCACGCGTGAAATCGCTCATAATATCCGAAAAGATATCGCTTTGCGTGAAGCATTAACAATTGAAGAAAATGGTTATTAA
- a CDS encoding glucose 1-dehydrogenase, whose protein sequence is MTVDLFSLDGKVAAITGATRGIGRSMAIALAEAGSDIALLQRSKEFLGVKEEIERLGRKCFIVNCDLENASEVSEAISSVVAYFGKLDILVNNAGIQRRSPAVDFAEEDWDAVMNVNLKTVWLLCQQAGRQMLKQGSGKIINMASLLSYQGGITVPAYAAAKGGVAQLTKALSNEWAAKGVNVNGIVPGYIATDMNEALINDKTRSRQIIERIPAGRWGQADDFKGAVVFLASDASAYIHGHLLAIDGGWLGR, encoded by the coding sequence ATGACAGTAGATTTATTTTCTTTAGATGGTAAAGTAGCAGCGATTACGGGAGCAACAAGAGGAATTGGAAGATCAATGGCGATTGCTTTGGCAGAAGCAGGTTCGGATATCGCTCTTCTGCAGCGATCAAAGGAATTTCTTGGAGTAAAAGAAGAAATTGAACGTCTCGGAAGAAAATGTTTTATTGTTAATTGTGATCTAGAAAATGCTTCTGAAGTAAGCGAAGCGATCTCATCGGTTGTTGCTTATTTTGGAAAGCTCGATATTTTAGTGAACAACGCTGGCATTCAAAGACGTTCACCCGCTGTAGACTTTGCAGAGGAAGATTGGGATGCTGTTATGAATGTCAATTTAAAAACCGTATGGTTGTTATGTCAGCAGGCGGGCCGCCAAATGCTTAAACAAGGAAGCGGAAAAATCATTAATATGGCATCTTTGCTTTCTTACCAAGGAGGTATTACCGTTCCGGCCTATGCTGCAGCAAAAGGCGGAGTTGCTCAGCTTACAAAGGCTTTATCTAATGAATGGGCAGCAAAAGGCGTAAATGTTAATGGAATTGTACCAGGGTATATTGCTACTGATATGAATGAAGCACTTATTAACGATAAAACGCGCAGCAGACAAATCATTGAACGTATTCCCGCAGGCAGATGGGGGCAAGCAGATGATTTTAAAGGAGCGGTTGTCTTTTTAGCATCTGATGCATCTGCCTATATTCATGGGCACTTACTTGCTATAGACGGAGGCTGGCTAGGAAGATAA
- a CDS encoding zinc-dependent alcohol dehydrogenase, producing MKAGVYVSETKAVMQQKAKPVIKEGEALVQVSHAGICGTDMMIYFGKHPRAQAPLIMGHEFSGVIEEIRGETEFSLGDRVVVEPTLSCRTCEACVRGQFHVCKKLKLIGIDQDGGFAEYVAVPVNRLHLLPEKLSSPHAALAEPVAVAVHTVRRSRLKIGDQAVILGAGPIGLLIGMIAKRAGAKKVMISDISSYRLTKAKELGFIPIDAAKKDVVKEVCLLTNDVGADVVFEVAGNQITAKQMVETSRIQGEIVVVSVYKNAPEVDLAAMHFKEISLTTTRCYTKEDFQTAIDLLANGEIAADSLISHKLQLEDIQAGFEFMQRPDESLKVLFAPNGEENEQ from the coding sequence ATGAAAGCAGGTGTCTACGTTTCAGAAACAAAAGCCGTTATGCAGCAAAAAGCGAAACCGGTTATAAAAGAAGGAGAAGCGCTTGTACAGGTATCTCATGCTGGAATTTGCGGAACGGATATGATGATTTATTTTGGAAAACATCCTAGAGCACAAGCGCCACTTATTATGGGACATGAATTCAGCGGAGTTATAGAAGAGATCCGAGGGGAAACGGAATTTTCTTTAGGTGACCGCGTAGTAGTTGAGCCTACGCTTAGCTGCAGAACGTGCGAAGCCTGTGTAAGAGGACAGTTTCATGTTTGTAAGAAGTTAAAACTAATCGGCATTGATCAAGATGGGGGGTTCGCGGAGTACGTGGCTGTTCCAGTGAACCGCCTTCACCTCTTGCCAGAGAAACTGTCTAGCCCGCATGCAGCTCTTGCAGAACCTGTAGCGGTTGCCGTACACACAGTACGACGCTCGCGGTTGAAAATAGGGGACCAAGCTGTCATTTTAGGGGCAGGACCTATTGGACTGCTGATCGGGATGATTGCGAAACGAGCAGGAGCAAAAAAAGTAATGATCTCAGATATTAGTTCTTATCGCTTAACTAAAGCGAAAGAACTTGGCTTTATACCAATTGATGCAGCGAAAAAAGACGTCGTAAAAGAAGTGTGCTTGCTTACGAATGACGTCGGTGCAGACGTTGTATTTGAAGTAGCCGGAAATCAAATTACAGCAAAACAAATGGTTGAAACAAGCCGTATTCAAGGAGAGATTGTGGTGGTAAGCGTATACAAAAACGCTCCAGAAGTAGATTTAGCAGCGATGCACTTTAAAGAAATTTCATTAACTACAACGAGATGTTATACAAAGGAAGATTTTCAGACGGCTATTGATTTACTGGCAAACGGTGAAATAGCAGCAGATTCTTTAATTTCTCATAAACTGCAGCTTGAAGATATTCAAGCAGGGTTTGAGTTTATGCAGCGGCCTGATGAATCACTTAAGGTTTTATTTGCACCAAATGGAGAGGAGAATGAACAATGA
- a CDS encoding hemolysin family protein, whose protein sequence is METVNVILFIVLIILTAFFVATEFAVIRVRSTRIDQLIEEGNRNALAAKKVVSNLDGYLSATQLGITVTALGLGWIGEPTVGHLLEPLIDMLPFATSLSHVISFVLAFSVVTFLNVVAGELAPKTVAIQKAEQVTLLFSRPLILFSKLLYPFIWLLNHSARGVVGLFGLKPASENEVAHSEEELRIILSESYESGEINQSEFKFMNNIFEFDNRTAKEIMVPRTEIVSVSADETIEEFLKMARVEQYTRYPVVVDGNKDQVVGLVNIKEILADYIKEDDIKPRTVQTYMKPIIQVIDSIAIYDLLLKIQKDRIHMAILIDEYGGTTGLVTVEDILEEIVGEIRDEFDDDEIPDVHKISENHYVLDAKVLIEEVNDLLGTNIEQEDVDTIGGWMLTEKFDLAKGDSITNESFSFKVIDIEHHHIKRIEITKEKSTDNS, encoded by the coding sequence TTGGAAACAGTAAATGTCATTTTATTCATCGTATTAATTATATTAACAGCCTTTTTTGTTGCAACGGAATTTGCCGTCATTAGGGTACGGTCGACTAGAATCGACCAGTTAATTGAAGAAGGAAACCGGAACGCTTTAGCAGCAAAAAAAGTAGTATCAAATTTAGATGGTTATCTTTCAGCCACACAGCTGGGCATTACGGTTACCGCACTGGGTCTAGGCTGGATAGGTGAACCTACGGTAGGCCATTTATTAGAACCGCTTATTGACATGCTTCCTTTTGCTACATCACTTTCGCATGTCATATCTTTTGTTCTTGCTTTTTCGGTTGTCACATTTTTAAATGTGGTAGCTGGGGAACTTGCGCCCAAAACAGTGGCGATTCAAAAGGCCGAACAAGTGACGCTGTTATTTTCCCGTCCTCTTATTCTTTTTTCTAAGTTACTTTATCCGTTTATTTGGCTTTTAAACCACTCAGCAAGGGGCGTTGTCGGATTATTCGGCCTGAAGCCAGCTTCTGAAAACGAAGTAGCTCATAGTGAAGAAGAACTTAGAATTATTTTATCTGAAAGCTATGAGAGCGGTGAAATTAATCAATCGGAATTTAAGTTCATGAATAATATTTTTGAATTTGATAATCGTACAGCTAAAGAAATCATGGTGCCTCGTACGGAAATTGTTAGCGTATCAGCAGATGAAACGATAGAAGAATTCTTAAAAATGGCTAGAGTAGAGCAATATACTCGCTATCCAGTAGTTGTAGATGGAAACAAAGATCAAGTGGTGGGATTAGTTAATATTAAAGAAATATTAGCGGATTACATAAAAGAAGATGATATTAAACCACGTACCGTGCAAACGTATATGAAACCCATCATTCAAGTCATTGATTCCATCGCCATTTACGACTTATTGCTTAAAATTCAAAAAGACAGAATTCACATGGCCATCTTAATAGACGAGTACGGAGGAACAACAGGGCTTGTAACGGTAGAAGACATTTTAGAAGAAATTGTTGGTGAAATTCGTGATGAATTTGATGATGATGAAATACCGGACGTACACAAAATTAGTGAAAATCACTACGTACTCGATGCGAAGGTGTTGATTGAAGAAGTAAATGACTTACTCGGAACAAATATTGAGCAAGAAGACGTTGATACCATTGGCGGCTGGATGCTGACCGAAAAGTTTGATCTTGCTAAAGGTGACAGCATCACAAACGAAAGTTTTTCATTTAAAGTCATTGATATTGAACATCACCATATTAAACGAATCGAAATAACAAAGGAAAAAAGTACGGATAACAGCTGA
- a CDS encoding spore coat protein translates to MSKYYSYYNPEEGKYYMKKEYEEAEDYFKGKKKRKETKCGGSGWSALEGSSHPAFNAVRENQVAKQKEETVQYSEETIFICDSADVEVNTTSIKAALSVQAALQAAIVLVLTIAIGRSAEAESIAQELFQKSSIKQINRQRTVIKNSRNVKIDVSDTEIAINIQVLIELLLALLVELEIQL, encoded by the coding sequence ATGAGTAAATACTACAGCTATTACAATCCTGAAGAGGGTAAGTATTATATGAAAAAAGAGTATGAGGAAGCAGAAGATTATTTTAAAGGTAAAAAGAAAAGAAAAGAAACAAAATGCGGAGGATCTGGATGGAGTGCATTGGAAGGCTCTAGCCATCCGGCATTCAACGCTGTTAGAGAAAATCAAGTAGCGAAACAAAAAGAGGAAACGGTTCAATATTCTGAAGAAACTATTTTTATATGCGATTCGGCAGACGTTGAAGTAAACACAACAAGCATCAAAGCGGCTTTATCTGTACAAGCAGCACTACAAGCGGCAATCGTTCTTGTTTTAACAATTGCGATTGGACGCAGTGCAGAAGCAGAGTCAATTGCACAAGAATTATTCCAAAAATCATCTATCAAACAAATTAATAGACAGCGTACAGTTATTAAAAATTCACGAAATGTAAAAATCGATGTATCAGACACTGAAATTGCAATCAACATTCAAGTATTAATTGAGCTATTACTTGCTCTGTTAGTGGAATTAGAAATTCAGCTATAA
- a CDS encoding histidine phosphatase family protein: protein MKVALVRHYKVNKGLPENHRLSTDELVAWFQEYDESDITYGETDLNNIQWKRCFSSDMPRAHKTAKHIYKQEITLLPELREIPMPIIPVKFKLPFILWALLFRTSGLINKQARKDMAETKRKVAAVLDRAISESEDDLLIVSHGGIMKFMRKELIKRGFKGPRFDIAVNGKLYLFEKE, encoded by the coding sequence ATGAAAGTAGCATTAGTACGTCATTACAAAGTAAACAAAGGTCTTCCAGAAAACCACCGCTTATCCACTGACGAACTAGTGGCTTGGTTTCAGGAATATGATGAATCAGATATTACGTATGGAGAGACTGATTTGAATAATATCCAATGGAAACGCTGTTTTTCAAGCGATATGCCGCGAGCACACAAAACGGCAAAGCACATTTATAAACAAGAGATCACGCTTCTTCCAGAACTTAGAGAAATACCTATGCCTATTATTCCAGTAAAATTTAAACTTCCTTTTATCCTATGGGCATTACTGTTTCGCACGTCCGGACTCATCAACAAACAAGCTCGTAAAGATATGGCTGAGACTAAGAGAAAAGTAGCAGCAGTGCTAGATCGCGCTATTTCCGAGTCAGAAGACGATTTGCTGATTGTCAGCCACGGAGGAATTATGAAGTTTATGCGTAAAGAACTTATAAAACGCGGCTTTAAAGGGCCTCGGTTTGATATTGCTGTTAACGGAAAGCTTTATTTATTTGAGAAAGAATAA
- a CDS encoding M23 family metallopeptidase yields MMDTERKVNIREEFGILFAQGDFKKLYDCVSEEFKRQVSLQQFLEQSKLFNQGEQFYRLETNLYLTPQVEQFIWLNSTQTKFISVMFDEHNIIQALVIAPIESFSERDRWSTNKYTMPIQSEWFVYWGGKHEVLNYHHLVENQRYAYDLVVRKGKQSYKNDGMKNEDYYAYGKKVVAPLEGVVITAVDGQEDNEIGHTNKKNPLGNHVIIEHEGKEYSVLAHLKKGSVSVKKGDVVRKGTLLGRCGNSGNSSEPHIHFHVMDASDIETSKSLRIRFHAAVEPIRGDTVIPFFN; encoded by the coding sequence ATGATGGATACAGAGAGAAAAGTGAACATCAGAGAAGAGTTTGGAATTTTATTTGCACAAGGGGATTTTAAGAAACTTTATGATTGTGTAAGCGAAGAATTTAAACGTCAAGTTTCGCTTCAGCAATTTTTGGAGCAGAGCAAATTGTTTAATCAAGGAGAACAGTTCTACAGACTAGAAACAAATCTCTATTTAACTCCTCAAGTTGAGCAGTTTATTTGGTTAAATTCTACGCAGACAAAATTCATCAGCGTTATGTTTGATGAACATAACATTATACAAGCACTTGTGATTGCTCCTATAGAATCATTTTCAGAGAGAGATCGATGGAGTACAAACAAATATACGATGCCGATTCAAAGTGAATGGTTTGTCTATTGGGGAGGAAAGCATGAGGTGTTGAACTATCACCATCTAGTCGAAAACCAAAGGTATGCGTATGATTTAGTCGTGAGAAAAGGAAAGCAAAGCTATAAAAATGATGGAATGAAAAACGAAGATTACTATGCCTATGGAAAAAAAGTTGTAGCGCCGCTTGAAGGAGTCGTTATCACAGCAGTTGATGGTCAAGAAGATAATGAAATTGGACATACGAATAAAAAAAATCCTTTAGGAAATCACGTCATCATTGAGCATGAAGGAAAAGAATACAGTGTGCTTGCGCATTTGAAGAAAGGATCGGTTTCTGTGAAAAAAGGAGACGTGGTTCGTAAAGGAACGCTGCTCGGAAGGTGTGGAAATTCCGGGAATTCATCCGAACCCCACATTCATTTTCACGTCATGGATGCCTCTGACATCGAAACGTCAAAAAGTTTGCGAATTCGGTTTCATGCGGCCGTTGAACCGATTCGCGGAGATACGGTTATTCCATTTTTTAATTGA
- a CDS encoding MFS transporter, with translation MTQRFYLLAASQVTANVGFVLYTMAVTSYIKENTGSTVLASMITMTSLLARLLSGLSVPLLADTYKSIHIMRSVQVMQIGMLVGLYVLLTQEFTVTVLTMGFIIVGIISFFNGFFSIFKTSVVRSLVNDSQRMQANSLLSTIDQTFLFAGWSLGGFVLSLTGSTQSLFITAGLLSISFVCLLFIKETHTYKQTQKRRAAKLMEGWRFLWIHKRIRALVIMDIIESLFGTIWIGAITLSFVKEVLEKGEAWWGYINGAYYFGSIVGGIIVYRMSSMVKGRLLLFMFAGSLGYAVLTGFYGLVTNPYLALVLLIMMGPAYQLRDVAQETIYQNTCSNGMLPKVIAAKSTLVQAVFILSIAFVGTVADLFGVRFVYLFSSFMLLLTALIGMAGLMYNKHSIEIDKTPAERRGGI, from the coding sequence TTGACTCAGCGTTTTTATCTTTTAGCAGCAAGTCAAGTAACCGCAAATGTAGGTTTTGTTCTTTATACAATGGCTGTCACTTCCTATATAAAGGAAAACACCGGTTCAACAGTTCTTGCGTCGATGATTACGATGACGAGCTTACTTGCACGGCTCCTTAGCGGCCTTAGCGTGCCTTTACTAGCCGATACGTATAAATCCATTCACATTATGCGGTCTGTTCAAGTGATGCAGATAGGGATGCTTGTTGGATTGTATGTGCTGCTTACACAAGAATTTACAGTCACAGTACTAACGATGGGTTTTATCATTGTTGGAATCATTTCTTTTTTTAACGGCTTTTTTTCCATTTTTAAAACGTCAGTTGTACGCAGCTTAGTAAATGATAGTCAAAGAATGCAGGCGAATAGCTTGCTTTCAACAATTGATCAGACTTTTCTGTTTGCAGGGTGGTCGCTTGGTGGTTTCGTTTTGTCCTTAACGGGATCCACTCAGTCTCTATTTATAACGGCAGGTCTTCTATCGATCTCATTTGTTTGCTTACTGTTTATAAAAGAAACCCATACATATAAACAAACACAAAAGCGAAGAGCGGCAAAATTAATGGAAGGATGGCGCTTTTTATGGATACATAAACGCATCAGAGCCCTCGTTATAATGGACATCATCGAGTCGCTTTTTGGAACCATTTGGATTGGAGCTATTACTCTTTCTTTTGTGAAAGAAGTGCTTGAAAAAGGAGAAGCGTGGTGGGGGTATATAAACGGTGCGTATTATTTTGGAAGCATAGTTGGAGGAATTATTGTGTACCGAATGTCTTCTATGGTAAAAGGAAGGCTTTTGCTTTTTATGTTCGCAGGCTCACTCGGTTATGCTGTTTTAACCGGGTTTTACGGTCTAGTAACGAACCCGTATCTAGCTTTAGTACTTTTGATAATGATGGGTCCTGCCTATCAGCTTCGAGATGTAGCTCAGGAAACCATTTATCAAAATACCTGCAGCAACGGGATGCTTCCTAAAGTAATAGCGGCAAAATCAACTCTTGTACAGGCTGTATTTATACTTTCCATAGCATTTGTAGGGACAGTAGCCGACCTGTTTGGGGTAAGGTTTGTATATCTATTTTCAAGCTTCATGTTACTTTTAACGGCTCTAATAGGCATGGCAGGATTAATGTATAACAAGCATTCTATCGAAATAGACAAGACACCTGCTGAACGGAGAGGAGGTATATGA
- a CDS encoding GNAT family N-acetyltransferase, whose product MEHDIKELLIESQEEGFCFLTKLIVEYKNGQNVFNKIGERLWEVYGEKNKLIGVAGLNQNPNSQYANVRRVRRFYVSAQFRRKGVGKQLLKETIHYAGTIMTLSSYIQIWTKPSYFMNETALNAYTINIKSLMNIN is encoded by the coding sequence GTGGAGCATGATATAAAAGAGCTGTTAATAGAAAGCCAGGAGGAAGGCTTTTGCTTTCTTACCAAGCTAATAGTGGAGTATAAAAACGGGCAAAACGTATTTAACAAAATAGGCGAAAGATTGTGGGAAGTTTACGGTGAAAAAAACAAATTAATTGGCGTAGCCGGCCTTAATCAAAATCCTAACAGTCAGTATGCTAACGTTAGAAGAGTAAGAAGGTTTTATGTTTCAGCTCAGTTTCGTAGAAAGGGTGTAGGCAAACAACTTTTAAAAGAAACCATTCACTATGCAGGAACTATTATGACACTCTCGTCTTATATACAGATATGGACGAAGCCAAGTTATTTTATGAACGAAACGGCTTTAAACGCGTATACAATCAACATAAAATCACTCATGAATATAAACTAA
- a CDS encoding topology modulation protein, whose protein sequence is MKRVLVMGVSPGVGKSTFAKKLGEKLDLEVYHLDSLYWQPGWKERDNDSFRELQEQIVKKDSWIIDGNYSNSYDLRVKRADTIIYLELPLIVCVYRVIKRRIVYARKMREDMAKGCPEKVDWSFFTFILTTYRERQKKMRNRFKKLKNDEDCKIFMLMNRKDIENYIQNL, encoded by the coding sequence ATGAAAAGAGTACTGGTAATGGGCGTTTCTCCAGGAGTAGGAAAGTCTACCTTTGCCAAGAAATTAGGGGAAAAGCTTGATCTAGAAGTATATCATTTAGACAGCCTGTATTGGCAGCCTGGCTGGAAGGAAAGAGACAATGATAGCTTTAGAGAATTGCAGGAGCAAATTGTAAAAAAAGACAGCTGGATTATCGACGGGAACTACAGCAATTCGTATGACCTGCGAGTGAAGCGTGCAGATACCATTATTTATTTAGAGCTGCCGCTCATCGTTTGTGTGTACCGAGTAATAAAGCGGAGAATCGTATATGCAAGAAAAATGCGTGAAGATATGGCAAAAGGATGCCCTGAAAAAGTAGATTGGTCATTTTTTACGTTTATTCTTACTACGTATCGAGAGCGGCAAAAAAAGATGAGAAACCGGTTTAAAAAGCTTAAAAATGATGAGGATTGCAAGATTTTTATGCTGATGAACAGAAAGGACATCGAGAACTATATACAAAACCTCTAG